A window from Bdellovibrionales bacterium encodes these proteins:
- a CDS encoding matrixin family metalloprotease yields the protein MRKYFSFLLVLIAFGLQGCAPKSQDDCGFVQNVYGERISWKGEVPVTMYLHESVPQQYVGAIEAAAATWQDATGKRLINIVTDQRVTGPINPQKDGRNIIYFFNSWESDKSSEQARTSIYWIGDQIKEADMRINAKNFTYYWNQPGVASTAVPNSVNIEALVIHEMGHVLGLKHKDRDSSVMATYLASNTDRVNVADTDKSALQCEY from the coding sequence ATGCGGAAGTATTTCAGCTTCTTACTCGTTCTTATTGCGTTCGGCCTGCAAGGCTGTGCGCCGAAATCGCAAGACGACTGCGGTTTTGTTCAGAACGTCTACGGCGAGCGTATCTCATGGAAAGGCGAAGTGCCTGTGACCATGTATCTGCATGAGTCTGTCCCTCAACAATATGTTGGCGCCATCGAAGCCGCCGCGGCCACCTGGCAGGATGCGACAGGAAAGCGTTTGATCAACATTGTTACCGATCAAAGAGTGACGGGCCCCATCAATCCACAGAAAGATGGAAGAAATATTATATACTTTTTCAATTCTTGGGAGTCAGATAAGAGTTCAGAGCAGGCTCGCACTTCGATCTACTGGATCGGAGATCAGATCAAAGAAGCTGATATGCGAATCAATGCGAAGAATTTTACCTACTACTGGAATCAGCCTGGAGTTGCATCAACGGCCGTCCCAAATTCAGTTAACATCGAAGCCCTCGTCATTCACGAAATGGGCCACGTATTGGGTTTAAAACATAAAGATCGCGATAGCAGTGTGATGGCCACTTATCTGGCGAGTAATACAGATCGCGTGAACGTTGCGGATACGGATAAATCGGCTCTGCAATGTGAGTACTAG